From a single Methanofollis sp. W23 genomic region:
- the cobJ gene encoding precorrin-3B C(17)-methyltransferase, producing the protein MGIGPGGIAQMTGQASDTIRDAEYVIGNAFYLEQIAPLLGGQEVIKSSMGKEVDRAQKCVDLARTHRVVMVSGGDPGVYGMASIVLEVMDRAGASVEYEVVPGVTASCAGASLLGSPLAGDHVTLSLSDLLTPWETIERRLDLAFQMGVPVALYNPKSHGRPKNLSRALAIALKHRSPETPVGLVQNAYRDGEETEVTSLGALAEDDSAVDMRTLVIVGGIETFRMKDGGMLTPRGYGRKYVY; encoded by the coding sequence CGACGCTGAGTATGTCATCGGCAATGCCTTTTATCTGGAACAGATCGCCCCCCTCCTCGGGGGCCAGGAAGTGATCAAGAGTTCGATGGGTAAGGAGGTTGACCGGGCGCAGAAGTGTGTTGACCTCGCCCGCACCCATCGGGTCGTCATGGTCAGCGGGGGCGATCCAGGAGTGTACGGGATGGCGAGCATCGTGCTCGAGGTGATGGACCGGGCAGGTGCGTCGGTGGAGTATGAGGTGGTGCCTGGCGTCACGGCCTCGTGCGCCGGGGCCTCGCTCCTCGGTTCCCCCCTCGCCGGGGACCATGTCACCCTCTCGCTCTCAGACCTCCTCACCCCATGGGAGACGATCGAGAGAAGACTCGACCTCGCCTTCCAGATGGGTGTACCGGTGGCCCTGTACAACCCGAAGAGCCATGGCAGGCCGAAGAACCTCTCCAGGGCACTTGCGATCGCCCTCAAACACCGCTCCCCTGAAACCCCGGTGGGGCTGGTGCAAAACGCCTACCGCGACGGAGAGGAGACAGAGGTGACAAGCCTCGGCGCCCTGGCAGAGGACGACTCGGCCGTCGACATGCGCACGCTCGTCATCGTCGGCGGGATCGAGACCTTCAGGATGAAGGACGGCGGGATGCTCACGCCGAGAGGATATGGGAGGAAATATGTATATTGA
- a CDS encoding precorrin-8X methylmutase has protein sequence MYIDPGADTPEGYAISRTSRSLARQVIGDQTPEDRIRQRCAISVGDFVMADLVRFCGDTVEAGLSALEQGAPIITDIHMVQMGIRKKEHHSEVLCALDYGQEIAAARGITRSSAGFLALRDQLGGAVVVIGNAPSSLLALCEMVREGVRPALVIGMAVGFVNAAESKEELRTLDIPSISTQGTRGGTPPAVAAMNEIVTMYVERTRET, from the coding sequence ATGTATATTGATCCAGGCGCCGACACCCCCGAAGGGTATGCGATCTCGCGGACGAGTAGATCCCTGGCCCGCCAGGTGATCGGCGACCAGACGCCTGAAGACCGGATCAGGCAGCGGTGTGCGATCTCGGTCGGCGACTTCGTGATGGCCGACCTGGTGCGGTTCTGCGGCGATACGGTCGAGGCTGGGCTCTCAGCCCTGGAGCAGGGCGCCCCCATCATCACCGACATCCATATGGTGCAGATGGGGATCAGGAAGAAGGAGCACCATTCAGAGGTGCTCTGCGCCCTCGATTATGGGCAGGAGATCGCTGCGGCGCGCGGGATCACCCGCTCGTCCGCGGGCTTCCTCGCCCTCCGTGATCAGTTGGGGGGTGCGGTCGTGGTGATCGGGAACGCTCCTTCGTCGCTCCTCGCCCTCTGCGAGATGGTCAGGGAGGGCGTGCGGCCCGCACTGGTCATCGGGATGGCGGTCGGGTTTGTGAATGCCGCGGAGTCCAAGGAGGAGTTGCGCACTCTCGACATCCCCTCGATCTCGACGCAGGGGACGCGGGGCGGGACGCCGCCGGCGGTCGCGGCGATGAACGAGATCGTCACGATGTATGTGGAGCGGACGCGTGAGACATGA
- a CDS encoding cobalt-precorrin-5B (C(1))-methyltransferase, whose translation MRHERIADPVTGFVYLAEWIGRCTDPDALALAASGLGVLTADGSVLRRGFTTGTTAAAACRAAVLSLAGPVDEVTLLLPCGLEVVVQAKGVGGRGEARKDSGDYHADVTAGLEFVALAEQVQSGVEVEYGEGVGRFTRETPRYRTGAPAVSPTARETIEAGVRSAAASVGLPGVRVSLSIPEGAAVATQTLNPRIGVEGGLSVLGSTGLVEPWDDHLSESALGRVEDAERVVLTTGRLGLRYSRLLFPEHEVVLVGVHLADALAVAKGEVVVCGLPGLVMKFMDPEVLAGTGCATVEELTGTPAWRGVMERTFASFKAAHPEVQVVVVARGGTVLGDSG comes from the coding sequence GTGAGACATGAGAGGATCGCCGACCCGGTGACCGGCTTCGTCTATCTTGCAGAGTGGATCGGGCGCTGTACCGATCCCGATGCCCTCGCCCTCGCTGCATCCGGCCTTGGCGTCCTCACCGCCGACGGCTCGGTGTTGCGCCGGGGGTTTACGACCGGCACGACGGCCGCGGCGGCATGCCGGGCGGCGGTCCTCTCCCTGGCCGGACCGGTGGACGAGGTCACGCTTCTCCTGCCATGCGGGCTTGAGGTCGTCGTCCAGGCAAAGGGCGTCGGCGGCCGCGGCGAGGCCAGGAAGGACTCTGGCGACTATCATGCAGATGTCACCGCAGGCCTCGAGTTTGTCGCCCTGGCAGAGCAGGTCCAGTCAGGGGTGGAGGTTGAGTACGGCGAAGGGGTCGGGCGGTTCACCCGCGAGACCCCGAGGTACCGCACCGGAGCGCCGGCGGTCAGTCCCACGGCCCGCGAGACGATCGAGGCGGGGGTCAGGTCGGCCGCGGCATCGGTCGGCCTCCCTGGCGTGCGGGTCAGCCTCTCCATCCCTGAAGGCGCTGCGGTGGCGACACAGACCCTCAACCCGCGCATCGGGGTGGAGGGCGGGCTCTCGGTCCTCGGGTCCACCGGCCTCGTGGAACCCTGGGACGACCACCTCTCAGAGTCGGCGCTGGGACGGGTGGAAGACGCCGAGCGGGTGGTGCTCACTACCGGCAGGCTCGGTCTGCGCTATTCCCGCCTCCTCTTTCCAGAGCATGAGGTCGTGCTCGTCGGGGTGCACCTCGCCGACGCCCTTGCGGTGGCAAAGGGTGAGGTGGTCGTCTGCGGGCTCCCTGGACTGGTCATGAAGTTCATGGACCCTGAGGTGCTTGCCGGGACCGGGTGTGCGACGGTGGAGGAACTGACCGGGACGCCAGCGTGGCGGGGTGTCATGGAGAGGACGTTTGCCTCGTTCAAGGCGGCGCACCCTGAGGTGCAGGTGGTGGTCGTGGCCAGGGGCGGCACGGTGCTGGGGGACTCGGGATGA
- a CDS encoding cobalt-precorrin-7 (C(5))-methyltransferase, protein MKVVGVGCGPGMLTDKAACVISSATLIYGSARAIDLARPVIRDRCEVHEITDYRALRALPADAVVLSTGDPMLAGLGYLGGEVVPGISSMQVAFARLGLSLVKAAVVTAHGKDHAAAVRETAEEVGRGRIVFLIADPEFSVQGLAAALPEETGLAVCENLGYPEERIALGTAARPPSPVSGLFVVVAGC, encoded by the coding sequence ATGAAGGTCGTCGGCGTGGGGTGCGGTCCAGGGATGCTCACCGACAAAGCGGCCTGCGTTATCTCAAGTGCCACACTCATCTATGGTTCGGCGAGGGCGATCGATCTCGCACGACCGGTGATCAGGGACAGATGTGAGGTGCACGAGATCACCGATTACAGAGCCCTCCGCGCCCTCCCGGCCGACGCCGTCGTCCTCTCGACCGGCGACCCGATGCTTGCGGGCCTGGGCTACCTGGGCGGCGAGGTGGTGCCAGGCATCTCCTCGATGCAGGTCGCCTTCGCCCGTCTGGGTCTCTCCCTCGTGAAGGCGGCGGTCGTCACCGCCCATGGCAAGGACCACGCGGCGGCGGTGAGAGAGACGGCAGAGGAGGTCGGCCGCGGCCGGATCGTCTTCCTCATCGCCGACCCTGAGTTTTCGGTCCAGGGCCTTGCGGCGGCCCTGCCTGAAGAGACCGGACTTGCCGTCTGCGAGAACCTCGGCTACCCTGAAGAGCGGATCGCTCTCGGGACCGCGGCCAGACCCCCGTCGCCGGTGTCAGGGCTCTTTGTGGTCGTCGCCGGGTGCTGA